A single window of Drosophila suzukii chromosome 3, CBGP_Dsuzu_IsoJpt1.0, whole genome shotgun sequence DNA harbors:
- the LOC108011600 gene encoding E3 ubiquitin-protein ligase MARCHF5 isoform X2, translating into MIWCDNFREMADKGAEAPTGSADPADVAEENHTTLTVSPASANKGPTDASTSTTVQVGGDVAEAERCCWICFATDEDNRLAAWVKPCQCRGTTKWVHQSCLYRWIDEKTQKGNALRSVSCPQCQTEYIIVFPQMGKFGGALEAMDNLIKRLSPFLAAGFFVGSLYWTAVTYGAVTFLQIVGHEHGMSIMEAGDPLVLLIGLPAIPVGLVLGRLIRWEDALLRLIRNRGTVVRKFPFMSLIYPNLNQEEDQQSTSNPATPALSDPVSATRVFCGALLLPTISSIVGRILFDSVDNTLHRTLLGGLTFITVKGILKIYLKQKQYGRRKKRRIVDYTEENIRNFMHRNNNNAASAARQDQQPQQRPVPPAQRMDAVITRQRGDSGGSVV; encoded by the exons ATGATATGGTGTGACAATTTTAGGGAAATGGCCGACAAAGGTGCAGAAGCCCCCACAGGCAGTGCGGACCCTGCAGATGTTGCCGAAGAAAATCACACAACGCTGACTGTTTCACCTGCATCGGCGAACAAAGGTCCCACAGATGCATCCACTTCTACTACGGTCCAGGTGGGTGGTGATGTGGCGGAGGCGGAGCGCTGCTGCTGGATCTGCTTTGCAACCGACGAAGACAACCGGCTGGCGGCGTGGGTGAAACCCTGCCAATGCCGTGGCACCACAAAGTGGGTGCACCAGAGCTGCCTCTACCGCTGGATTGACGAGAAGACCCAAAAGGGCAACGCCCTGCGCTCTGTGTCCTGTCCACAGTGCCAGACGGAGTACATAATTGTGTTCCCCCAGATGGGCAAATTTGGGGGTGCCCTAGAGGCGATGGACAATCTCATCAAGCGCCTTAGTCCTTTCCTGGCGGCTGGATTCTTTGTTGGCTCTTTATACTGGACAGCTGTCACGTACGGAGCGGTTACATTCTTACAG ATTGTGGGTCATGAGCACGGCATGTCTATAATGGAGGCTGGCGACCCCCTCGTTCTACTCATCGGACTGCCGGCAATTCCGGTGGGACTGGTGCTTGGTCGCTTGATTCGATGGGAGGATGCCCTGTTGCGCCTTATTCGAAACCGCGGGACGGTTGTGCGGAAGTTTCCTTTCATGAGCCTAATTTACCCGAACCT CAATCAGGAAGAAGACCAGCAAAGCACCAGCAATCCGGCTACACCCGCTCTCTCGGACCCCGTGTCGGCTACGCGAGTTTTCTGTGGCGCCCTTCTGCTTCCCACTATATCGTCGATCGTAGGACGAATTCTCTTTGACTCGGTGGACAACACGTTGCATCGCACTCTCCTCGGAGGACTCACCTTTATAACGGTTAAGGGAATCCTGAAAATTTATCTGAAGCAAAAACAATACGGCCGCCGTAAGAAGCGTCGAATCGTCGACTACACTGAGGAAAACATTCGGAATTTCATGCATCGCAACAATAACAATGCCGCAAGTGCGGCGCGACAGGATCAGCAGCCCCAGCAACGACCAGTGCCTCCTGCTCAGCGTATGGACGCAGTAATCACTCGCCAACGCGGCGATAGTGGCGGGAGCGTTGTCTAG
- the LOC108011600 gene encoding E3 ubiquitin-protein ligase MARCHF5 isoform X1, with the protein MIWCDNFREMADKGAEAPTGSADPADVAEENHTTLTVSPASANKGPTDASTSTTVQVGGDVAEAERCCWICFATDEDNRLAAWVKPCQCRGTTKWVHQSCLYRWIDEKTQKGNALRSVSCPQCQTEYIIVFPQMGKFGGALEAMDNLIKRLSPFLAAGFFVGSLYWTAVTYGAVTFLQIVGHEHGMSIMEAGDPLVLLIGLPAIPVGLVLGRLIRWEDALLRLIRNRGTVVRKFPFMSLIYPNLSNQEEDQQSTSNPATPALSDPVSATRVFCGALLLPTISSIVGRILFDSVDNTLHRTLLGGLTFITVKGILKIYLKQKQYGRRKKRRIVDYTEENIRNFMHRNNNNAASAARQDQQPQQRPVPPAQRMDAVITRQRGDSGGSVV; encoded by the exons ATGATATGGTGTGACAATTTTAGGGAAATGGCCGACAAAGGTGCAGAAGCCCCCACAGGCAGTGCGGACCCTGCAGATGTTGCCGAAGAAAATCACACAACGCTGACTGTTTCACCTGCATCGGCGAACAAAGGTCCCACAGATGCATCCACTTCTACTACGGTCCAGGTGGGTGGTGATGTGGCGGAGGCGGAGCGCTGCTGCTGGATCTGCTTTGCAACCGACGAAGACAACCGGCTGGCGGCGTGGGTGAAACCCTGCCAATGCCGTGGCACCACAAAGTGGGTGCACCAGAGCTGCCTCTACCGCTGGATTGACGAGAAGACCCAAAAGGGCAACGCCCTGCGCTCTGTGTCCTGTCCACAGTGCCAGACGGAGTACATAATTGTGTTCCCCCAGATGGGCAAATTTGGGGGTGCCCTAGAGGCGATGGACAATCTCATCAAGCGCCTTAGTCCTTTCCTGGCGGCTGGATTCTTTGTTGGCTCTTTATACTGGACAGCTGTCACGTACGGAGCGGTTACATTCTTACAG ATTGTGGGTCATGAGCACGGCATGTCTATAATGGAGGCTGGCGACCCCCTCGTTCTACTCATCGGACTGCCGGCAATTCCGGTGGGACTGGTGCTTGGTCGCTTGATTCGATGGGAGGATGCCCTGTTGCGCCTTATTCGAAACCGCGGGACGGTTGTGCGGAAGTTTCCTTTCATGAGCCTAATTTACCCGAACCT CAGCAATCAGGAAGAAGACCAGCAAAGCACCAGCAATCCGGCTACACCCGCTCTCTCGGACCCCGTGTCGGCTACGCGAGTTTTCTGTGGCGCCCTTCTGCTTCCCACTATATCGTCGATCGTAGGACGAATTCTCTTTGACTCGGTGGACAACACGTTGCATCGCACTCTCCTCGGAGGACTCACCTTTATAACGGTTAAGGGAATCCTGAAAATTTATCTGAAGCAAAAACAATACGGCCGCCGTAAGAAGCGTCGAATCGTCGACTACACTGAGGAAAACATTCGGAATTTCATGCATCGCAACAATAACAATGCCGCAAGTGCGGCGCGACAGGATCAGCAGCCCCAGCAACGACCAGTGCCTCCTGCTCAGCGTATGGACGCAGTAATCACTCGCCAACGCGGCGATAGTGGCGGGAGCGTTGTCTAG
- the LOC108011600 gene encoding E3 ubiquitin-protein ligase MARCHF5 isoform X3 — protein sequence MADKGAEAPTGSADPADVAEENHTTLTVSPASANKGPTDASTSTTVQVGGDVAEAERCCWICFATDEDNRLAAWVKPCQCRGTTKWVHQSCLYRWIDEKTQKGNALRSVSCPQCQTEYIIVFPQMGKFGGALEAMDNLIKRLSPFLAAGFFVGSLYWTAVTYGAVTFLQIVGHEHGMSIMEAGDPLVLLIGLPAIPVGLVLGRLIRWEDALLRLIRNRGTVVRKFPFMSLIYPNLSNQEEDQQSTSNPATPALSDPVSATRVFCGALLLPTISSIVGRILFDSVDNTLHRTLLGGLTFITVKGILKIYLKQKQYGRRKKRRIVDYTEENIRNFMHRNNNNAASAARQDQQPQQRPVPPAQRMDAVITRQRGDSGGSVV from the exons ATGGCCGACAAAGGTGCAGAAGCCCCCACAGGCAGTGCGGACCCTGCAGATGTTGCCGAAGAAAATCACACAACGCTGACTGTTTCACCTGCATCGGCGAACAAAGGTCCCACAGATGCATCCACTTCTACTACGGTCCAGGTGGGTGGTGATGTGGCGGAGGCGGAGCGCTGCTGCTGGATCTGCTTTGCAACCGACGAAGACAACCGGCTGGCGGCGTGGGTGAAACCCTGCCAATGCCGTGGCACCACAAAGTGGGTGCACCAGAGCTGCCTCTACCGCTGGATTGACGAGAAGACCCAAAAGGGCAACGCCCTGCGCTCTGTGTCCTGTCCACAGTGCCAGACGGAGTACATAATTGTGTTCCCCCAGATGGGCAAATTTGGGGGTGCCCTAGAGGCGATGGACAATCTCATCAAGCGCCTTAGTCCTTTCCTGGCGGCTGGATTCTTTGTTGGCTCTTTATACTGGACAGCTGTCACGTACGGAGCGGTTACATTCTTACAG ATTGTGGGTCATGAGCACGGCATGTCTATAATGGAGGCTGGCGACCCCCTCGTTCTACTCATCGGACTGCCGGCAATTCCGGTGGGACTGGTGCTTGGTCGCTTGATTCGATGGGAGGATGCCCTGTTGCGCCTTATTCGAAACCGCGGGACGGTTGTGCGGAAGTTTCCTTTCATGAGCCTAATTTACCCGAACCT CAGCAATCAGGAAGAAGACCAGCAAAGCACCAGCAATCCGGCTACACCCGCTCTCTCGGACCCCGTGTCGGCTACGCGAGTTTTCTGTGGCGCCCTTCTGCTTCCCACTATATCGTCGATCGTAGGACGAATTCTCTTTGACTCGGTGGACAACACGTTGCATCGCACTCTCCTCGGAGGACTCACCTTTATAACGGTTAAGGGAATCCTGAAAATTTATCTGAAGCAAAAACAATACGGCCGCCGTAAGAAGCGTCGAATCGTCGACTACACTGAGGAAAACATTCGGAATTTCATGCATCGCAACAATAACAATGCCGCAAGTGCGGCGCGACAGGATCAGCAGCCCCAGCAACGACCAGTGCCTCCTGCTCAGCGTATGGACGCAGTAATCACTCGCCAACGCGGCGATAGTGGCGGGAGCGTTGTCTAG
- the LOC108011603 gene encoding Golgi to ER traffic protein 4 homolog codes for MAAAETGAIASGSAVSTGQRGVSRVLAKLSQSLAGGEFYEAHMMYRTLYFRYTAQRRYQDCLDLLFDGAQQLIAKEQESSAADLCLLLVDTLEKRGPQTEDTDNFLWVPRLGALIRGLNATTVERETLIQRTIKWSTALHGQFGHPVLHKLIAHVFWTEGNIESARHHYLLCQDGSLCGRVLIEISQSRGFQGEVDLFLVQAVLQQLSLKDRKTAEETFDEYTRYHAKLLRHEFPYKEPLVNFLYFLFRLIDSKRVAGFRALRKLYDPSLKRDTSFLKYVAKIGVIYFDEQPEASHAGTPGLGGMFGDILNRLMAGFDEDDIDDQGTPQIRQNANNELD; via the exons ATGGCCGCCGCTGAGACAGGTGCTATAGCCAGCGGCAGTGCGGTGTCCACCGGGCAACGCGGCGTTAGCCGTGTTCTTGCCAAGTTGTCCCAATCTCTGGCCGGAGGAGAATTCTACGAAGCGCACATGATGTATAGGACGCTGTACTTTAG GTATACAGCGCAGAGGCGCTACCAGGACTGCCTGGATCTACTCTTCGACGGAGCCCAACAGCTAATAGCCAAGGAGCAGGAAAGCAGCGCGGCGGACTTGTGCCTTCTGTTAGTGGACACGCTGGAGAAGCGAGGACCGCAGACGGAGGACACCGATAACTTCTTGTGGGTGCCACGGCTGGGAGCTTTGATACGTGGCCTGAACGCCACGACGGTGGAGCGCGAAACGCTAATC CAACGGACCATTAAGTGGAGCACGGCCCTGCACGGCCAGTTCGGCCATCCGGTACTGCACAAGTTGATTGCTCATGTGTTTTGGACCGAGGGCAACATCGAATCTGCTCGACACCATTACCTGCTCTGTCAGGACGGTAGCCTCTGCGGGCGGGTGCTGATTGAAATCAGCCAGAGCAGAGGTTTCCAGGGCGAGGTGGACTTATTCCTGGTGCAGGCAGTGTTGCAGCAGCTCTCGCTTAAGGATCGTAAGACCGCCGAGGAAACGTTTGACGAGTACACGCGCTACCACGCAAAGCTACTCAGACATGAGTTCCCCTACAAAGAACCCCTGGTTAACTTCCTGTACTTCCTGTTTCGCCTCATTGACTCAAAGCGTGTCGCTGGGTTTCGGGCCTTGCGGAAGCTTTACGATCCATCGCTAAAGCGCGACACATCGTTCCTTAAGTACGTGGCTAAGATTGGAGTGATCTATTTCGACGAGCAGCCGGAAGCTAGCCACGCAGGGACGCCTGGGTTAGGCGGTATGTTTGGGGACATACTAAATCGCCTAATGGCGGGCTTCGACGAAGACGACATAGACGATCAGGGCACCCCGCAAATACGGCAGAACGCAAATAACGAGCTGGACTAA
- the LOC108011665 gene encoding BTB/POZ domain-containing protein KCTD9 isoform X1 → MDRDLKDSVPADASVFSPNRWVKLNVGGQIYATTIDTLVGREPDSMLARMFLQDGSIMPSERDEQGAFLIDRSPRYFEPIINYLRHGQFVCDSNISVLGVLEEAKFFGIFSLVTHLEERLGQQEGPLGDRPLTRNDVIKAIIQTSVITELRFQGVNLSGADLRKLDFRNINFKYANMSRCNLSHTNLSHTCLERADLQYANLECAQLVSVRGLCANMEGANLRGCNFEDPTGVRTNLEGVNLKGACLESSNMAGVNLRVANLKNANMKNCNLRAAVLAGADLEKCNLSGSDLQEANLRGANLKDAELTLMVTPLHMSQAIR, encoded by the exons ATGGACAGAGACCTGAAGGATAGTGTTCCCGCGGATGCCAGCGTCTTCTCCCCAAATCGTTGGGTCAAGCTGAATGTGGGAGGTCAGATATATGCCACCACCATCGACACTCTGGTAGGCAGGGAACCGGACTCAATGCTAGCACGAATGTTCTTGCAAGATGGCAGCATAATGCCCAGCGAGCGGGACGAGCAAGGAGCTTTCCTAATTGACCGGAGCCCTCGATACTTCGAGCCTATCATCAACTACCTGCGACATGGCCAATTTGTCTGTGACTCTAACATCAGTGTACTGGGCGTCCTGGAGGAGGCAAAATTCTTTGGAATATTTTCGCTTGTAACCCACTTAGAGGAGCGCCTGGGACAACAGGAGGGTCCGCTGGGTGATAGGCCACTGACGCGCAACGATGTAATTAAGGCCATCATTCAGACCTCCGTCATAACAGAACTGCGCTTTCAAGGCGTAAATCTTTCCGGGGCTGATCTTCGAAAACTTGACTTCCGCAACATCAATTTTAAG TACGCAAACATGTCACGCTGCAATTTGTCCCACACCAATTTGTCCCACACCTGCTTGGAGCGAGCGGACCTTCAATATGCAAACTTGGAGTGTGCACAACTAGTTTCAGTGCGAGGGCTTTGCGCGAACATG GAAGGTGCTAATTTGCGTGGGTGTAATTTCGAGGATCCAACAGGAGTGCGGACTAATCTAGAAGGTGTTAACCTCAAAGGAGCTTGCCTGGAAAGCAGCAACATGGCCGGTGTTAATTTACGTGtagcaaatttaaaaaacgCGAATATGAAAAATTGCAACTTACGAGCAGCAGTCCTAGCAGGTGCAGATTTGGAAAAATGTAATCTTTCAGGCAGCGACTTGCAGGAGGCCAATTTGCGCGGAGCTAATTTAAAGGACGCTGAGCTTACTTTAATGGTGACCCCTTTGCATATGTCGCAGGCCATACGATGA
- the LOC108011665 gene encoding BTB/POZ domain-containing protein KCTD9 isoform X2, protein MDRDLKDSVPADASVFSPNRWVKLNVGGQIYATTIDTLVGREPDSMLARMFLQDGSIMPSERDEQGAFLIDRSPRYFEPIINYLRHGQFVCDSNISVLGVLEEAKFFGIFSLVTHLEERLGQQEGPLGDRPLTRNDVIKAIIQTSVITELRFQGVNLSGADLRKLDFRNINFKEGANLRGCNFEDPTGVRTNLEGVNLKGACLESSNMAGVNLRVANLKNANMKNCNLRAAVLAGADLEKCNLSGSDLQEANLRGANLKDAELTLMVTPLHMSQAIR, encoded by the exons ATGGACAGAGACCTGAAGGATAGTGTTCCCGCGGATGCCAGCGTCTTCTCCCCAAATCGTTGGGTCAAGCTGAATGTGGGAGGTCAGATATATGCCACCACCATCGACACTCTGGTAGGCAGGGAACCGGACTCAATGCTAGCACGAATGTTCTTGCAAGATGGCAGCATAATGCCCAGCGAGCGGGACGAGCAAGGAGCTTTCCTAATTGACCGGAGCCCTCGATACTTCGAGCCTATCATCAACTACCTGCGACATGGCCAATTTGTCTGTGACTCTAACATCAGTGTACTGGGCGTCCTGGAGGAGGCAAAATTCTTTGGAATATTTTCGCTTGTAACCCACTTAGAGGAGCGCCTGGGACAACAGGAGGGTCCGCTGGGTGATAGGCCACTGACGCGCAACGATGTAATTAAGGCCATCATTCAGACCTCCGTCATAACAGAACTGCGCTTTCAAGGCGTAAATCTTTCCGGGGCTGATCTTCGAAAACTTGACTTCCGCAACATCAATTTTAAG GAAGGTGCTAATTTGCGTGGGTGTAATTTCGAGGATCCAACAGGAGTGCGGACTAATCTAGAAGGTGTTAACCTCAAAGGAGCTTGCCTGGAAAGCAGCAACATGGCCGGTGTTAATTTACGTGtagcaaatttaaaaaacgCGAATATGAAAAATTGCAACTTACGAGCAGCAGTCCTAGCAGGTGCAGATTTGGAAAAATGTAATCTTTCAGGCAGCGACTTGCAGGAGGCCAATTTGCGCGGAGCTAATTTAAAGGACGCTGAGCTTACTTTAATGGTGACCCCTTTGCATATGTCGCAGGCCATACGATGA